A window of Solanum stenotomum isolate F172 chromosome 3, ASM1918654v1, whole genome shotgun sequence contains these coding sequences:
- the LOC125859989 gene encoding uncharacterized protein LOC125859989, which produces MANNISISLPKFNQTLISFTNISSLSNFPYSKVHFHNQLYYHQFKKTNYTSPSSYSYRLFSRRSFVEDEDDHKSKNYSFQEAVALFNSRDYYRCHDVLEALWNESQEPIRTLLHGILQCAVGFHHLFNKNHKGAMMELGEGLCKLRKFNFENGPFYEFEKEISQVLDFIYRTQIEVAACGDDICVTMDQSQRSYQLLGGFAAGQQLYSLVSDNYQDDYCYLVFSYGKYHENVEQLRIKLPTIDASEENLKELEYN; this is translated from the exons ATGGCTAATAACATTTCTATCAGTCTCCCAAAATTCAATCAAACTCTAATATCTTTTACTAACATATCTTCACTCTCTAATTTTCCATACTCAAAGGTTCATTTCCATAACCAATTATATTATCATCAATTCAAGAAGACCAATTACACTTCACCATCATCATATAGTTATCGCCTTTTTTCTCGAAGGAGTTTTGTGGAGGACGAAGATGATCATAAATCGAAAAACTATAGTTTCCAAGAAGCTGTGGCGCTTTTTAATAGCAGAGATTATTACAG ATGTCACGATGTTCTTGAAGCCCTTTGGAACGAATCCCAAGAGCCGATTCGAACTCTACTCCACGGAATTCTTCAATGTGCAGTAGGATTCCATCACTTATTCAACAAAAATCACAAAGGAGCAATGATGGAATTGGGAGAAGGATTATGTAAGCTTAGAAAATTCAACTttgaaaatggaccattttatgagtttgaaaaagaaatttcaCAAGTTTTGGATTTCATCTATAGAACACAAATAGAAGTTGCTGCTTGTGGTGATGATATTTGTGTAACTATGGATCAATCACAAAGATCATATCAACTTCTTGGTGGCTTTGCAGCAGGACAGCAACTTTATAGCTTGGTTAGTGATAATTACCAAGATGATTATTGCTATCTTGTTTTCTCATATGGGAAATATCATGAAAATGTAGAACAACTTAGGATAAAACTTCCAACTATTGATGCTTCTGAAGAAAATCTTAAGGAGTTGGAGTATAATTGA